CTGGCCTCTCCATTAGCTAGACATTAATAATGCATTTCTCCATGGAGATTTAGATGAAGAAGTGTACATGTATTTGCCTCCTGGTTTTCATAATAAGGGGGCGGGGGAGTTCATCCACTTCTTCATCCATTCCTCCTATGGTTTGCAAGTTAATCAAATCCCTTTATGGTTTAAGGCAGGCCTCTAGACAATGGTACACCAAACTTTCAGCTACAATTCAGCAACTTGGTTTTGTTCAATCAATCTCAAGCTGATCATTCACTCTTTGTTCATACCAAAGGCCTTTTGTTCATTGCATTATTGGTGTATGTAGATAATATGATCATCACAGGAAATAATCCAACTTGTGTTGCTGAAGTAAAGTTTGTATTAAACCAAAAGTTTGGAATTAAAAACCTTGGTTCACTTAGGTATTTCTTAGGACTTGAGATTGCAAGGAGCAAGAAAGGAATTAgtttaaatcaaagaaaatttgcTCCTGAGATACTTAAAGAGACAGGTATAACTGGATGCAATCTAGTAAAGTCACCCATGGAACAACAATTGAGGTTGTTTAAGACTAGTGGAGACTTGCTTCAAGATTCTATCCAATTTAGAAGACTCATAGGCAAGTTGATGTAGTTAACCTTGAGTAGACTTGATATTACCTATGCAGTGAATAGACTAAGCCAATTTTTGGCACAACCTAGAGTCCCACATATGAAGGCAGCCACTAGAATCTTGTAGTATATCAAGGGCACACCAGGGCAGGGAGTGCTCTTTTCTACTAATTCAAATTTCCAGCAAAAGACATACTATGATGCAGACTGGGCAGGCTGCCCTGACACTAGGAAGTCTCTCACTAGCTACTgtgtgtttctaggagatgcaTTAATATCCTGGAGTCACAGAAGCAAACCATGATCTCAAGATTCTCAGCAGAAACTAAGTACAGGTCTAAGGCTACCACCATATGTGAGGTGACTTAGCTATTGTTTTTATTGAAGGTTTACATGTTAAACATGATAAACCAGTCCTAATGTACTGTGATAACCAGGCAACACTACAAATAGCTGCTAATCCAGTCTTCCATGAAAGATCAAAGCATATAGAGGCAGATTGTCACATAGTGAGGAATAAAATTCTTGATGGCACAATTAAGACCTTTCATGTTTCAACCAAGAATTAACTAGCAGATATTTTTACTAAAGTACTTGGTGTGGATATCTATGTGAGATTAATTAAGAAGTTAggtatgatttatatctttgcTTCTTGTATTGCATATCCAGAGTATGCCTCACATGATCAAGCAGCAAGAGCTTTACTGTTGAGGGGGAGGGGGGTGTTGAAATTGACAGTGCCAATGTGAGACATCATAGTAGCTTAGGAATGCAAGAGTAGAGCATCTTGGCAAGGTTGAGAAGCAATATAATAGAATTGAAGAGTTGAACAGCAATGATCAAGTGATAGAGGCAACAAGGGCAGAACAAATGTGGGCAAGTAATGAGCTGTTGGATATTATAGAGGCCATTCCATATCATGAACGGTTCATTCACAGTTTTGAGGAGCTTTTGACAGGTGGCTTAAGGAATTAAGTAGTGATATTTAATTAGGAGTAGCACGTGTAGTTAGTTAAACTCTTGTAACTGCTTTTCCCACCAAATAAGGAAGTTTGTTATTTGCTAGTTTGTTAGATAGTGTATATATAGAGTAGAGGTTATATATTACACTTAGTTGCTTGTATTTTCTCATTCTTCATTGAATAAAATACTGAGTTCTATTTAGAGTGGGAGTGTTCTAGAAGTTTTATACAAGGCTAGTGCTTTTCCAAATCCTCCATTGTTGATGCTGTCGTGACAAATCGGTTTCCCTCTTTCCTGAAACCATCGTGATGTGACTTGAAAAACTGAgggttttgatttattttgcaAGGAACGGAGGAGTAATTTGCAATTGTTGATGATGTGGTTGTGACAAAACCAAAGACATCGTATATGAAGGCACGGAGGAGAAGGAGGTTCTGAtcatgatgatgaagaagatctAGTGCTCTCTCATTTGATTTGGAGGCGTTTTGTTTGGGATAATTATAACGTGAACTacaaggtttttatttttatttttgtgctttcacaattttctctcttttaaaaaaaaaattttaggctcgacaaattttaaatgaattggtCTCTTAGAGCTTAAAGCAATACACAAATCCTAACGTAACCTCAGTACTCAGTAGCAAGTCAATAAAACTTTAATTTacagtaaaaacaaaaaaaaaacaagggaacCATATATCctgggccttttttttttatttatcaatttaaaaaaaaaaagatttcaattatgattgttctttttttatttggattacAGAAGGAGATTAACATAATCTTTGAGTACGAAATCAATGCAAGCTAAACCAACAACTACCCTTTAAAATTACTAATTCACTGTCCTAAATCCATATTTAAATCTATCCTCATCAAGAAGAAAGTTTTCGCCACAAAGGAAGCCTTACCAATTCTTGTAACTTACTTCCATACTGAATCCGATTTTTCCTCTCTTACTAGTTATGTAAGACATTAAGATGGAAAGATTGCCATGTGCCCTCTACGACTCTATACCTCTCTCAGGTGACGATAATAGAttagagtttttatttatttgtgggtaaattatataaattgtCTACATCCTTTATACTATATGTCAATTttgttcataatttttcattagtGTCAATTTGATCTTTAACTTTTCAATGTCATTTCAATTTAGTTCATGTCATTATTCTTTGAATAGAAAAATTTGACATgtcaaatagaaaaataaaaaattgatttagtTATCACATCAATTGCCCACTGTACAGTCAtgtcatattaaaaaaaaaaaaccaaagtttTCATGTGAGTTAAAGTTTGGGAAAAAAACATCTCTaactttctctcttcctttccaGATTACTCTCCATCACTATCATGCCTCTCTCTAGGGGTGTCAATTCAGGTTAGCGTGttgggttcgtgtcgtgtcgaggtaggggtattcgactaaatggTTCAACCCTAatctgacccatttaataatcgtgtcaggatccttcaaccctaacccgacctgttaatAAGGCGAGTTGACCTGATccaacccatttgacacgcTTAAAAAACAAGTCAtgttgggttgacacgaatgtaacacaacctatttcaacctgcataatattaaatatatcatccatctagaaataatttttttagatgttCTTGACGTGTTGCTATTATTGGTTTCCTCCATTTATACCTACATAGTTCACAAAATGCAAATAAATAACACATTACAATACAAATATAAACATTGTTCTTGacgttttattattattttccgtcacaaaaactttttaattCTACAATCCGCAACATATGAAACACACTTCAAAAAATAGcattatgcagaaaaaataaacgcatgagagagagagagagagagagagagataactgGCTTGAGacttgagtttgagaattgcGTGAGAGGAGTAGTaggttgaaatttaaaaaaaaaattttaaatatttataaaggtttagagatttagggtttgtagggtttagagatctagggtttataaaatttcaattttcaattatatcccttgtaaatttttgtattactcacttttcattttaaatataaaatatattttggatataaaaggtatttgacaaatctaaaataaaataaatatttatttgttatatgagTTAAACATGTTGTGTTAAGTGACTCATTTCGGGTTGACATAAATAAATTGGcgtgtcaaacgtgtctattgcgAATTATGCGAGTTGACCTgcttatgacacgtttcttaTCGTGTCGCTTTCGGGTCGACCCGTTTATGGCCCAAATCCATTAAGGCCCAACCCTAACCCGAAAAAACCCGTGTCAGGTTCGTGTcgtgttctctctctctctctctctctctctctctctctctctctctctctctctctctctctctctctctctctctctctctctctctctcaatgcaacttaaacaaaattttgcatAACTTTCTTACTTGTTTCTCATTCATCATCCATTGCTACGGATTTGGTTTTTTTCCctgactttctctctctcactttgcaaaaccaaaacaaacccaTGTTTAAAGCCATAAAAACATGGACCAGCATGTGGCCAACCCGATCTACACTTCTAAAAACTGTTACTAACAAATTGGCAAGATTAATATAAGAAAGTTAGGGATTTGGTTTTTTCCCCAAACTTAAACTTAGGTgtgaactttgttttgtttttgtttttttaaatatgactTGGCTGCACagttgacagtttttttttttggataactcCACAGTTGGTGGTTGATatgacaattaaattaaatttttattttttccattcgACATGTCagattttttccatttaaaggATAACACCTATGATTAAATTGGCACGAcactaaaaaatttagaaaccaaattaacacaattaaatGGTTATGAACGAAATTGATATATGGTGTAAAAGATATAGACTATTAATACAGTttaccctttatttatttataatttttttttgggtcctgTCAAAATGGGAAaatatgttatatttattttgttaatatatatacacatatacacacacatgagTCGGGTAATAGTATACCTGTACCCGACCAGTCAAGTTTGGGCACAAAGAAAAAACCTGCACCTATCGGGTCAAGCTGGGTATCCATTACTACTGAATTTCCACCATCCCTAAGTAGGTAATCTAAGGTtattaaattacaatttcttaataaGGTAATTGCGTTATAATAATTTACGGTAATTTAATGTGAATGTTTTAGTAATTTTACGTTACCATAATTTTTTGTAGAAATAAACGAACCAAAcaccataatatttttattatggtAATGTGATTGTAGTGTGCATCATATCACAGAGAACCAAACGGCAATGGACAATTTGGCTTGAAACATTGACCAAGTGCTGCTggggtttttcttcttctttcttccacCCTTTTCCTAGTATTTCTTTTTGTGTTAATTCTAGCCATGCAACATTGCTCTTTAGACTTAAGCGAAACCCAACTAACTTTTCtagccaagaagaagaagaagaagaagaagaagaagaagaagaagcgaTCTTGGCTTAACTCGGTAATACTTTATCCTAGaatgggttttattttattattttttaaacgcATGTAGTCTTTAAATCTTTGAGCCTAAATAGGCTATGTTATGTTTTAATTAAGATGAATTGGGCCGATCTTGGGGTGGCCTTAGAGGCCCTATGCTTTAGCTAATCAGTCTCaattctcaactccagctcagtCCAGTCCAACTTGTCTCCATATTTATCCTAAACTTTTGGCAAAATATCTACTAATAGTTTGACGTGGTGATAAAATGTAATTATTATAAAGTAGACTATGAATTTCAAATCTTATACTTTCAAATTATTTATGTACCATGTATGAAATCTTTTAAGGTGGGCATAACCATATTCATAGTAAATTATCAAAGATAATTCTTAAGCCTAAGCGTCCTAAAAACTTATTAGAGTGGACCCAATATCGAgctacacaattttttttttccatagttCTTGTCATTTACTACTTCAAGATAGTTGCGTACGGTACAGGCAAGCCAATCCAGTCGGTGGTTGATCTTTGATCATGTCAAGCAAATTTGCAAACCGGAACATTTCACTATAATATTTTTGGGGCAATAAATAGCTGGCAAACATTTGTAGGAGTAATAATTTGGGCCCTTAATGAGTGAATTTGGagaacaagttcaattgatAGTATTTTCCAATAAGATCATTTATAAATTGTTCCATTTGATACTTGAAGGAACATTGCAATTGAGCCTAAAATTCATGGTGACACAGTGCATGCAcgccatttatatatattgttaattgttaattttttaattcaaaatcgaagatattaaaaaaaaaaaaaagtaaataaaacttAATACAATTACAAATCTAACAATTTGGATATATACAGTGAATGAATTCATTAATTTCACTTACGTTTTGCTTATGCTTTGTGTACgtcatcctaaaaaaaaaaagaaagcccaTAGACAATATAATCCGCCTTACTGGACCATCAGTTTGTATACTATGTAGAGTTACCCATTAACAAGGGGCACAGGACCAGGACCAACGCCGACTTTATTTTTGCAATATGGACATTTTGTGAGGCTAGCTCATTAAGTACACGAGGGATCTATTTATGGTCAATGATTTGCAATTCATATACTTACCAAGTCAAAATAACCTAATATTAAAACTTGAACACTATGACCAATTggggaaaagaagaaagaatgaattgAGGCATAGCCAATTTGTATAGAGGAATTAACCAAATAAGCAAGGCTTAGACTTCACCTGGACTAACTCTTCCTCACTCTTTCCATGCGTGTTGCAAGTTCTATCTTTCTCTTAATGGATCAAAGACgatatttttatcaatgttAGGATTCAAGAAGTATAAAATTTCACTACTTGTTAAAATGGtaagtttaaattgtaaaaacgTTATGTTCACATTCATTCATCTtaactattttattataattacaACCAATCACGTAAATAATTATACCTTTTATTGTAACAGAAAGGTCATTGTCTACTCACACGTCATAACAAACAAACCTTTCATATACTAAATGCCAATATACATATGGCTGATGGCTCACATCACTTTTCCCCTTAAAAACTTGCATTAATTCCCCCCTATTTATAACGTCCCTACTTTACTTAAtttgcatcccctcctcctctACATCCAAAACCATTCAACAGCAATGGGAAATTGCTCAGCTCTTGGCAAACCCAAAAGAAAGTCTATCAGTATGTCCTGTGCTCCTAAAGGACCAAAACCTATGTGCAAGTGTAACCACCAAGTGGTTTTACGGGTCATGAAAACTGATGGCAAGATTTTAGAGTACACAAGGCCTATGCTTGTTAAGAATGTCTTGATGAACTTCTCAGGTTATGGAATTGGCCTATCAAAAAGACCATTGCGGCAACTTCCATTGAATTATGAGTTAAAGGTTggtcatgtttattattttctcccACTATCTAGTTCAGattactcttcttcttcactaggCATGGAGGGCACAAGTAGTGGTACAAAGAGAATAAAAGTGATTATTACAAAGCAACAGCTTGAGGAATTGCTGTCCAAGAACATATCAGTGGAGGAGAAGCTCTTGGAGATTCAGAAAGGGTCTATGTCAAGGTGGAGACCCGTGCTGGAGACCATCCCTGAAGGAAGTGAGCAGGCATgcagtttttttgttgtttaggaAATATATGTTACTTTTGATAAGTAGGAAATTATGCTTCTATGTTGAAAGCTTACCATTATTGTGATATACTCCAGAGGACTAGAAAGAAATTACTCGTACATTTCtctaaacaaagaaacaaacttCATTCAATAATTGGGGTCAAATCATAAAATCCACGCTTACACTTGCACCGCAAGTGTGTGTGAAAGATTGTTAGTGGTAAGAAAGAATTATGTAAGAGGTGCACCCAAAAtagaactagtaaaaatttacCAACTAAACTGTTgcgaaaaatattataaaattttgtgtgtgCTATGGATTATTCCCAGCAAAATTTCTCTGACAAAACACTAAAATGAGATCCAAAATTTCAGAACAAAGGCAGCAACATAGCAACTAGCAAACATCCTCCCCAAAGCAGTGGGGTTTACTCGTAAGGCAAGTGCATTAACTATGAAACCCTCTTTgaacatttcttttttagacCCCTTAGATAAATATGCAGCAGAATTTTTAATTGATCATTAATGAATCTCAATTATGTGATTTACAATATTATTAGagatttattctttttcatttgttcttatacatatatgtgtgtgcacGCGTGCGCATACTTTGTCTTGATTATCATAACTCAGCCtcttgaataaaaattcttaatTCTGCCCTTTAGTGTACTAAATATAATCTTTCCCCTTCAGAGCTCCATCTCTTGTCACTTGTCAATGTAGCTAAGTGGATTGCTTTGTATGATAATTTTGTTATCAAGATGGAGATGGGGATGTTTCGCATGTTTTTGTTTCACCTTGGAGGGTTTTGATTGAATTCAATACTTAATTAGGGGGGAACCTTGTCAAGTGAAGAAAAACCAAGTCTGGTACAATTTCCTCACTGAAGCAAGAAAGTAATAGCAACACAAACTATCAGAAAGAACAACAAAGCtaagaagaagacaaagaagaagagtgagtctgtgagagagagagagagaaagagcaaAGATTGTAATTGTGGAATTCTTGCTTAATTAAAAACTGTAGAGTACAAGTGTTTATAGAGTACAAAGATCAATCTTAATCTCATAACTAACTTTCCACATTATGCGGATCAAGCTCGTGAATCAAGGAAACAGATTTCAACAGAATGCAACGGTATTACGCGTCCAAACCTTTAACTAAAACTGACTTGGAACAGTACCTATACGACACCGTTTTAGGCTTAAGAATCAGACACATATAATAGAAGTGATACGGTGCATATTGATAATTAGAAATAAGTGAAATGGTGCGTTTCACACGTGTCAATATAATTCAAATCTTGCAACAGCCTCTAACGGTAACTCCCAAAAGATCAGAGAGATCATCTTCAACCTTTGGCACTACAATCCCTAAAAACCAATCCTATCATGCTTTAGTGATTTGCTTCAATCTGTGGTTAGGTCTGAGACCAGTATCTTCAACATCCCCCCTCAAACGATAGAAGGAGGAATCTACCAGGAGTTTGCCACGTTGAAAGAGAAATGAAGGAGTAGGTAACGGCTTGGTGAGAAAATTAGACAGATTATCCTTACCAGACACGAAACGAATGCTCAAATGGCGACGAAAAACCTTCTCACGAACATAATGATAATCTACTTCAATATGTTTGGTGCACGAATGGAAGATAGGATTAGTAGCAAGAGCAAGCGTTGAAAAATTATCACACCACAAGACAGGATTGTGAGGAAGAAAGATGCACAATTCCTTGAAAAGAATGCGAAGCCAAGAAATCTCAACAACAGTGGACGCCAATGCACGATACTCAGCTTTtgtgaaagaaagagagacagtGGGTTGTTTCTTAGAGGACCAAGACACAAGGCTTGGACTAAGAAGCATAGGAAGGCCAGAAGTAGAACGACAATTTGAAGGGTCTCCAGCCTAGTTTGCATCTGAGAAAGCAGTAAGAGAGGGCCAAGAGTAAAAGAGATCCCATGATGGAGAGTGCCACGAAAGTAGCAGCCTCAAGATGAGCAGTGGTAGGAGAAACCATGAATTGACACAATTGATGCACACTGAAGGCGAGATCAGGCCTAGTAAAGGTCAAGTACTGAAGGTCACCAGCCATGTTGTGATACTCAGAGGGATCAGATAAGGAAACACCATCATGAGGAACCAATCGTACAAAAGGGTAGCAAGGAGTTTTAGTAGGCTTAGCATTCTCCATGTGGAACCTGTGAAGAACATCTGTAGCATATTTAGTCTATGTAAGAGTGAGACCAAACTGAGACCTTGTTATCTGGATGCCAAGAAAGTAATGAAGGGAACCAAGGTCCTTGATCTCAAAAGCAAAGCTAAGAGCAGCAATGAGAGAGGTAATATGAAAGGACCTGTTACCTGTGATGAtgatatcatctacatagagcAATAAGTAGATGATGGTGCCATGAGAATGGTAGATGAACAAGGAACTGTCAGCCACAGAAGCAACAAAACCAAGGTGCAAAAGATGGAAGGTAAATCTCTCAAACCAAGCCCTTGGGGCTTGCATA
This genomic stretch from Castanea sativa cultivar Marrone di Chiusa Pesio chromosome 1, ASM4071231v1 harbors:
- the LOC142623920 gene encoding uncharacterized protein LOC142623920, translated to MGNCSALGKPKRKSISMSCAPKGPKPMCKCNHQVVLRVMKTDGKILEYTRPMLVKNVLMNFSGYGIGLSKRPLRQLPLNYELKVGHVYYFLPLSSSDYSSSSLGMEGTSSGTKRIKVIITKQQLEELLSKNISVEEKLLEIQKGSMSRWRPVLETIPEGSEQACSFFVV